A genomic segment from Chitinophaga flava encodes:
- a CDS encoding DoxX family protein, with protein MKIVYYVLLVLLTALFCFAGIAKLQDHPVHWAVFEKAGYSRVFFHGIAVMELLIAAGVWWPAIRTYALAGMFMIMIGAVVTHLKSNDAAWHYIVPVLVMGCCWWLYRQQLS; from the coding sequence ATGAAAATTGTTTATTACGTATTGCTGGTACTGCTGACAGCATTGTTCTGCTTTGCCGGGATTGCAAAGTTACAGGATCATCCGGTACACTGGGCTGTTTTTGAAAAAGCCGGCTATTCCAGAGTGTTTTTTCATGGGATTGCAGTGATGGAGCTGCTGATAGCAGCAGGGGTATGGTGGCCCGCTATCCGGACTTATGCACTGGCAGGTATGTTTATGATCATGATTGGCGCCGTGGTAACGCATCTTAAAAGCAATGATGCAGCCTGGCATTATATTGTGCCGGTACTGGTGATGGGCTGCTGCTGGTGGTTATACCGCCAACAGTTGAGCTAA
- a CDS encoding winged helix-turn-helix transcriptional regulator encodes MSTGKLCLEHIRPVIDAVDVLNGKWRIPVVVALCESPRRFNELLRDIKNITPRMLAKTLQELEQHELLERVPDTDNPATTIYQISEYGHSIEPLILALTEWGTAHRKRLIGKS; translated from the coding sequence ATGAGTACAGGAAAATTATGTCTGGAACATATCAGGCCCGTCATCGATGCAGTGGACGTGCTGAACGGCAAATGGAGAATACCAGTAGTGGTAGCGCTCTGCGAAAGCCCCAGAAGGTTTAATGAGTTGCTACGGGATATTAAAAACATCACTCCACGGATGCTGGCCAAAACACTGCAGGAACTGGAGCAACACGAACTGCTGGAAAGAGTTCCTGATACTGATAATCCAGCCACCACCATTTATCAGATCAGCGAATACGGACATTCCATAGAACCCCTGATCCTGGCGCTGACAGAATGGGGCACCGCCCACCGGAAACGATTGATCGGTAAAAGTTAA
- a CDS encoding ArsR/SmtB family transcription factor — MDPQTSDVFQAISDPSRRQILKLLFKNSLTINALADNFDVSRPAVSKHIKILEGAGFISIQNIGRERYCSLKKDGFNELQDWIDFYDTFWETKLHNLVSLLEDKTHRNENSPQRQ, encoded by the coding sequence ATGGACCCACAAACCTCTGACGTCTTTCAGGCTATTTCCGACCCAAGCAGAAGACAAATATTAAAACTGCTTTTCAAAAACAGCCTGACTATCAACGCGCTGGCCGACAACTTCGACGTGAGCAGGCCCGCCGTTTCCAAACATATCAAAATACTGGAAGGTGCAGGATTCATCTCCATACAAAATATAGGACGGGAAAGATATTGTAGCCTTAAAAAGGATGGCTTCAACGAACTACAGGACTGGATTGATTTCTACGATACATTCTGGGAAACGAAACTGCACAATCTGGTATCATTACTGGAAGATAAAACACATAGAAATGAAAACAGCCCTCAGCGGCAATGA
- a CDS encoding T9SS type A sorting domain-containing protein, translated as MTTKPAGFQRYWKLLFAIVCFILLHGSTWAGNRPTQNTWTVQVVAIRGFDQHADSIYFPQYNTVNGTCVRRFMFRVYIGDTITLVLHKNPDINNPPVYDVDLYSNDTLQTANFYSHLAVDDTVRFVFHEKSVKRLSFWYNDGSTDLNPANVTFTVIPKIEKVWVEAPEICPKTFIKAGADYHFNVKTWPYSLKDVLNNAPLVPYYVNANHQCEYIEQYQASISCDAVWATVQGVGVYRGSNFDPATAPDPTDHYFTYNDMLILLQSGNLGLPVQINVRVNDGIREIVLPAPLVVQSDISQPDPGNNIPGSSYHLYDYTVTGNEVWTPGSNPLNNLYGTGGSIIRIEHGLTILPGASLKIKDMSVEFGPEAYARIKAAPNASSYAGFLKLENATLTAFHPCGIEKAMWMGVIAEGNNSLDQKMHGVYKYYQGTLMMDKSTISYAVDGFMSTDLNNFVQKSGGIILANNCRFYNNSRSISFNHYLYTYTFNGQTYKSPYNAHFFNCDFLVDRELSGPFRGFISGWEVRGVQISGCRFINSSGVKTPYNYGVLGMDFGVTIGNYGSIPCQFTNLDEAVTVQATSPTYGYLKVTGATFDNNKKGVWAQGLIVPQIQYNTFNVPKGIPPSPGAPGFLGNIGVQVMGGSGFRISENSFKGDYPFYNVGVLAWNTGSGNNVVQRNTYNYIGTANLSNYRNRAILFAPKGLLGLQFRCNTNKAVLYDIVARGANPIFDGMASSQGSAGFATANILSYGGGYQEVYNRIDEVGKVNYYYNANTVNQQPMNYHTNNVKIFAVTGSKNNCPEDKDQSWEDPTVPFPTIPPYALHRMLADTTNDLCTDSLKFYLGQWQDPYADLAYVDLLIDNGNIPEANTTYNSIVSKYQLAGDEAEEFNNWGRNLISLRIALAGKGLTGKDLTADQVNTLQTIATKASMWARLRAQSWLRLFDNRITDNTILYPLEDSSTVRKLQQAVTEARTENSVYPNPVTDVLQISYAVNKENSIVFLELTDMTGKIVMRRQLRNRTEQINTTGLPAGTYLYRVLEDRKVEMEGKIIKQ; from the coding sequence ATGACAACAAAACCCGCCGGTTTCCAGCGATACTGGAAACTATTATTTGCCATTGTGTGCTTCATTTTATTGCATGGCAGCACCTGGGCAGGTAACCGCCCCACTCAGAACACCTGGACTGTCCAGGTTGTGGCCATCAGAGGATTTGACCAACACGCCGATTCTATTTACTTTCCACAGTACAACACAGTCAACGGGACCTGTGTACGCCGATTTATGTTCAGAGTATATATCGGCGATACCATCACCCTCGTATTACACAAAAATCCAGACATTAACAACCCACCTGTTTATGATGTAGACCTTTACTCCAATGATACTTTACAAACTGCCAACTTCTATAGTCACCTGGCAGTGGATGATACCGTCAGATTTGTGTTTCATGAAAAATCAGTAAAACGTTTGTCCTTCTGGTATAATGACGGATCGACAGATCTAAATCCTGCCAATGTTACTTTTACTGTCATTCCCAAAATAGAAAAAGTATGGGTGGAAGCACCTGAAATCTGTCCGAAAACCTTCATCAAAGCGGGAGCTGATTATCATTTCAACGTAAAGACCTGGCCTTATTCTCTGAAAGATGTGTTGAACAATGCACCTTTGGTTCCTTATTATGTTAACGCGAATCATCAATGCGAATACATTGAACAATACCAGGCATCTATCTCCTGTGATGCCGTATGGGCCACTGTTCAGGGCGTAGGCGTCTATAGAGGCAGCAATTTCGATCCAGCCACGGCCCCTGACCCGACTGATCATTATTTTACCTACAATGATATGCTGATCCTGTTGCAATCGGGCAATCTCGGTCTGCCTGTGCAAATTAACGTTCGTGTGAATGACGGCATCCGCGAAATAGTGCTTCCGGCGCCGCTGGTAGTACAGTCTGACATCAGCCAGCCTGACCCTGGCAATAATATTCCTGGCAGCAGCTATCACCTGTACGACTATACGGTTACCGGCAATGAAGTATGGACACCCGGCAGCAACCCGCTCAACAACCTATACGGCACCGGCGGTAGCATCATCCGCATTGAACACGGGCTGACCATCCTTCCCGGCGCGTCCCTGAAAATCAAGGACATGAGCGTGGAGTTCGGACCGGAAGCCTATGCCCGCATTAAGGCAGCGCCTAACGCGTCTTCCTACGCAGGATTTTTAAAGCTCGAAAACGCTACCCTTACTGCCTTTCACCCATGCGGCATCGAAAAAGCCATGTGGATGGGCGTGATAGCAGAAGGCAACAACAGCCTTGACCAGAAGATGCATGGGGTATATAAGTACTATCAAGGTACACTCATGATGGACAAAAGTACTATCAGCTATGCAGTAGACGGCTTTATGAGTACTGATCTGAATAATTTTGTTCAAAAGAGTGGAGGAATCATTTTAGCTAATAACTGTCGTTTCTACAATAATTCCCGCAGCATCTCTTTCAACCATTATCTATATACCTATACCTTTAACGGGCAAACGTATAAGTCGCCGTACAATGCACATTTCTTCAACTGTGACTTCCTGGTAGACCGTGAATTAAGTGGTCCTTTCCGTGGCTTCATCTCCGGTTGGGAAGTGCGTGGTGTACAGATAAGCGGTTGCCGTTTCATCAACAGCTCCGGTGTAAAAACACCCTATAATTACGGCGTACTGGGAATGGATTTCGGTGTGACTATCGGGAATTATGGTTCCATCCCCTGCCAGTTCACCAACCTCGACGAAGCAGTAACCGTGCAGGCCACCAGCCCCACCTATGGTTATCTGAAGGTTACAGGCGCCACCTTCGACAATAATAAAAAGGGGGTATGGGCACAGGGCCTGATCGTACCGCAGATACAGTACAATACGTTTAATGTGCCGAAGGGCATTCCGCCGTCACCGGGAGCACCGGGCTTTTTAGGGAATATTGGTGTACAGGTAATGGGAGGCAGCGGTTTCCGGATCAGCGAAAACAGCTTTAAAGGTGATTATCCGTTTTATAATGTAGGGGTGCTGGCATGGAATACCGGATCAGGTAATAATGTGGTACAGCGAAACACCTATAACTACATTGGTACCGCCAACCTGAGCAACTACAGGAACCGGGCTATTCTGTTTGCGCCTAAAGGTCTGCTGGGATTGCAGTTTCGCTGCAACACCAACAAAGCAGTACTGTATGACATTGTAGCCCGGGGTGCCAATCCAATATTCGATGGCATGGCCTCCAGTCAGGGTAGCGCAGGATTTGCCACTGCCAACATATTAAGTTATGGTGGCGGTTACCAGGAAGTTTACAACCGTATAGATGAGGTAGGGAAGGTCAACTATTACTACAATGCCAATACGGTCAATCAGCAGCCCATGAACTATCATACTAACAACGTTAAAATTTTTGCGGTCACCGGCAGTAAAAATAATTGTCCGGAAGACAAAGATCAGTCATGGGAAGACCCTACCGTCCCATTCCCTACCATACCTCCTTACGCGCTTCACCGTATGCTGGCAGATACCACCAACGATCTTTGTACCGACAGCCTGAAATTCTATCTGGGCCAATGGCAGGACCCATATGCGGATCTGGCTTATGTGGACCTGTTGATCGATAATGGCAACATCCCCGAAGCCAATACCACCTATAACAGTATTGTATCCAAATATCAGCTGGCCGGTGATGAAGCTGAAGAATTCAACAACTGGGGCCGCAACCTCATCTCATTGCGCATAGCACTCGCAGGTAAAGGACTGACCGGAAAAGACCTCACTGCCGACCAAGTCAACACACTTCAAACGATTGCTACCAAAGCTTCCATGTGGGCCAGACTCCGCGCCCAATCCTGGTTACGTCTGTTCGATAATCGTATTACAGATAACACCATACTATACCCGCTGGAAGACAGCAGTACGGTCCGCAAACTACAACAAGCCGTAACGGAAGCCCGCACAGAAAACAGCGTATATCCCAACCCGGTAACAGATGTTTTACAGATAAGTTATGCTGTCAACAAAGAAAACAGTATTGTATTCCTTGAACTCACAGATATGACAGGTAAAATAGTGATGCGCAGACAGCTGCGTAATCGTACCGAACAGATTAACACCACAGGACTTCCGGCGGGTACTTACCTGTACCGTGTTTTGGAAGACAGGAAAGTAGAAATGGAAGGAAAGATTATCAAACAATAA
- a CDS encoding RagB/SusD family nutrient uptake outer membrane protein: MKPITKYISYIVLPAMLAFTAACNKKLDVIPGQQISPEQIKTEDDVNGILMSAYNSMQDPNAFGERYIFLADLFASDYSADGFIYYQGTFQPYAQVNSRQVQKSGIIPEGVWRRGYVIINTANIVLANLDKVSEGNKAALAAEAKFIRAINYYELAGFYGLPYSAGNVDKNPAVPLITTAVISTADLPASKQPRATVADVYKQIIADLKEAAANLPDSYGEKKNKSRATKYAAYAFLARVYMAQGNYTEAAKAADQVIESGNYSLVPSFDAEFNNTSLSAEDIFAILQTSQSNAGTSDNGLVTFYALDQRNDVLIKTEQLDQYGPGDQRKNFYTYSSDSSSFTTSKWRDMYGTIPVVRLAEMYLTRAEANLRAGTAVGDNPLNDVNKVRSRSKATPLAAATADDVVQERRLELAFEGDSYWTVKRLQLNVGSMQYNNNRLVFPVPQREVDVNSTLVQNPGY; the protein is encoded by the coding sequence ATGAAACCAATAACTAAATATATCAGTTATATTGTATTACCTGCTATGCTGGCTTTTACAGCTGCTTGTAATAAAAAACTGGATGTGATACCGGGGCAGCAGATCTCGCCGGAACAGATCAAGACAGAAGATGATGTGAATGGCATTCTGATGAGCGCTTATAACTCCATGCAGGACCCTAATGCATTCGGCGAACGATACATATTCCTCGCTGACCTCTTCGCATCCGACTACTCAGCCGATGGTTTTATCTATTATCAGGGTACGTTTCAGCCTTATGCGCAGGTAAACAGCAGACAGGTACAGAAAAGCGGTATCATCCCCGAGGGGGTATGGCGCAGGGGATATGTTATTATCAACACTGCAAACATCGTACTGGCAAACCTGGACAAAGTAAGTGAAGGTAACAAGGCTGCCCTTGCTGCTGAAGCCAAGTTTATAAGAGCTATTAACTATTATGAACTGGCCGGCTTTTATGGCTTGCCTTATTCAGCCGGGAATGTAGATAAAAATCCGGCAGTGCCGCTTATTACCACTGCTGTGATCAGCACTGCAGACCTGCCTGCCAGCAAGCAGCCCAGGGCAACCGTAGCGGATGTATATAAACAGATCATTGCCGATTTAAAGGAGGCCGCTGCCAACCTGCCTGACAGCTACGGAGAAAAGAAAAATAAAAGCAGGGCAACCAAATATGCTGCATATGCTTTCCTGGCAAGGGTTTACATGGCACAAGGCAACTATACGGAAGCTGCAAAAGCTGCAGACCAGGTGATCGAATCAGGCAATTATTCCCTGGTGCCTTCTTTTGATGCTGAATTTAATAACACCTCGCTCTCCGCAGAAGATATATTTGCGATTCTTCAAACCAGTCAAAGTAATGCCGGTACCTCTGATAATGGCCTCGTTACTTTTTATGCACTGGATCAACGTAATGATGTTCTCATCAAGACTGAACAGCTTGATCAATATGGTCCCGGCGATCAACGCAAAAACTTCTATACCTATTCCAGTGATAGCTCCAGTTTCACAACCAGCAAATGGAGAGACATGTATGGCACCATCCCGGTTGTGCGTTTGGCTGAAATGTACCTGACCCGTGCAGAAGCCAATCTCCGTGCCGGTACTGCTGTTGGTGATAATCCGCTGAATGATGTTAATAAGGTAAGAAGCCGCTCCAAAGCCACGCCACTGGCTGCTGCTACGGCTGATGACGTAGTACAGGAAAGAAGACTGGAACTGGCATTTGAAGGTGATAGCTACTGGACAGTAAAACGTTTACAGCTGAATGTGGGCTCTATGCAATATAATAATAACAGGTTGGTTTTTCCGGTTCCACAGCGTGAAGTAGATGTGAACTCGACATTGGTTCAGAACCCAGGTTATTGA
- a CDS encoding DUF4184 family protein, with amino-acid sequence MPFTISHIAIVLPLTCKHRPYLSLTGLMIGAMAPDFLYFVLFNPYFDGGHSWWGIFAYDIPLSLALAFLYHEIARPALVRYLPAWAGSRLHHFRYFHWGSYFRRHYLVVTGSIIAGTLSHFFLDAFTHGNGYFVQLMPFLQGDVQVFGQTMEAWYLMQYITSLAGLLLLFYFFMKIPADPLPAGQPARNKVVFWLLTIVVTSIILLLYQQQPLLYRKSIDYLAIVMAAIFYGFFAVVLGKKLTRL; translated from the coding sequence ATGCCGTTCACGATTTCACATATCGCCATTGTTCTGCCTCTCACGTGTAAACACCGTCCTTACCTTTCGTTGACCGGCCTGATGATCGGTGCTATGGCGCCGGATTTCCTCTATTTTGTATTATTCAATCCTTATTTTGACGGAGGACATAGCTGGTGGGGCATTTTTGCATATGATATTCCATTGTCGCTGGCGCTGGCCTTTCTGTATCACGAAATAGCCCGGCCTGCGCTGGTCCGTTATCTGCCAGCCTGGGCAGGGTCGAGGCTGCATCATTTCCGGTATTTCCACTGGGGGAGCTATTTCAGGCGGCATTATCTGGTAGTGACCGGCTCCATCATTGCCGGTACCCTGTCACATTTTTTCCTGGATGCCTTTACACATGGGAATGGTTACTTTGTACAGCTGATGCCCTTCCTGCAGGGAGATGTACAGGTATTCGGACAGACGATGGAAGCATGGTATCTGATGCAGTATATCACGTCACTGGCTGGCCTGTTGCTGCTGTTTTATTTTTTCATGAAGATACCTGCCGATCCGCTTCCTGCCGGGCAGCCGGCGCGAAACAAGGTCGTATTCTGGCTGCTGACAATCGTCGTTACCAGCATTATCCTACTGCTTTATCAACAGCAGCCCCTGCTGTACCGTAAAAGTATCGACTACCTCGCTATTGTGATGGCTGCTATATTTTATGGATTCTTTGCCGTAGTATTGGGCAAAAAACTAACCAGGCTATGA
- a CDS encoding serine hydrolase domain-containing protein, translated as MPFRINSVLLILSLWWAVSANAQEIQQVDRAVKAFMSKYKVPGMAVAITRNGKLVYARGYGVADKSSGEKVTADSRFRIASVSKCITAVAILKLVEEGRLSLHRKVFGPGALLGTVYGSKPYSAWLQEITVQQLLEHTAGGWTNDAQDPMFSHPEWTADTLISRTLDQRPLKYQPGKVYAYSNFGYCVLGRVIEKVTGKSYAQYVQDAVCAQMGITDMAIGGNTLSERKAGEVVYYDREEQPYGFNLSRMDSHGGWIASATGLARFLAATDGFDTHPDLLSHASTKTMTTGSVANPGYALGWAVNSWNNWWHTGSLPGTASEIVRAAKGFNWVLLCNTRTNKAFYNDLDGLIWKAVNDTTTQWPDTNLF; from the coding sequence ATGCCCTTCAGAATAAATAGTGTTTTATTGATACTCAGCCTGTGGTGGGCTGTTTCGGCCAATGCCCAGGAGATACAGCAGGTAGACCGCGCTGTCAAAGCGTTTATGTCGAAATATAAAGTGCCGGGTATGGCGGTGGCCATCACACGTAATGGGAAGCTGGTGTATGCCAGGGGGTATGGTGTGGCCGATAAAAGCAGCGGCGAAAAGGTAACTGCGGATAGCCGTTTCCGTATTGCCAGCGTATCCAAGTGTATAACGGCAGTGGCTATACTAAAACTGGTGGAAGAAGGACGCCTGTCTCTCCATCGCAAGGTATTCGGCCCGGGTGCCTTGCTGGGCACCGTTTACGGTAGCAAGCCCTATTCAGCATGGCTGCAGGAAATAACGGTGCAGCAGCTGCTGGAACATACGGCTGGCGGCTGGACCAACGATGCACAGGACCCTATGTTCAGCCATCCGGAATGGACTGCCGATACGCTGATCTCCCGCACCCTCGACCAGCGGCCGCTGAAGTATCAGCCAGGCAAGGTATACGCCTATTCCAATTTCGGCTATTGTGTGCTGGGACGTGTGATAGAAAAGGTAACGGGCAAAAGTTATGCACAATATGTACAGGATGCTGTATGTGCACAGATGGGCATCACAGACATGGCCATCGGCGGAAATACACTGTCAGAAAGGAAAGCCGGTGAAGTAGTGTATTACGACCGGGAGGAACAACCTTATGGTTTTAATCTGTCCAGGATGGACTCCCATGGCGGCTGGATCGCTTCCGCTACCGGACTGGCCCGCTTCCTGGCGGCCACTGATGGTTTTGATACCCACCCCGACCTGCTCTCTCATGCAAGCACCAAAACCATGACGACCGGCTCTGTAGCTAATCCGGGCTATGCTTTGGGCTGGGCAGTCAACAGCTGGAACAACTGGTGGCATACCGGTTCCCTGCCCGGTACTGCCAGCGAAATAGTACGTGCCGCTAAAGGGTTTAACTGGGTACTGTTATGTAATACCCGTACCAACAAAGCTTTCTATAACGATCTGGACGGATTGATCTGGAAGGCTGTGAACGATACCACTACACAATGGCCTGACACAAACCTGTTTTAG
- a CDS encoding glycerophosphodiester phosphodiesterase family protein: MMKRILIFLLGGSLLSVGSNAQQKTDVQAHRGGMGLMPENTIPAMLNAVKLGARTLELDCIITADNKVVVSHDAYMSAEFMRKPDGSDITKEEQKKLVLFSMTYDSIRKYDAGTKPHPRFPQQQKMLVHRPLLTDLIDSVEAYVKLHHLKPVYYNMETKSEANGDGIYNPVPAVFVTRVMDIINQKKIAGRVTIQSFDIRTLQVLHKTYPKQKTALLIGNQKSFADNITELGFVPDIYSPNFNLVTADLIKEAHAKKVQVLPWTVDEEADLQRMLSLGVDGIITNYPDRLIKIAGSYQR, translated from the coding sequence ATGATGAAACGTATCCTTATCTTCCTGCTGGGAGGCAGTCTCCTGAGCGTTGGCAGCAACGCACAACAGAAAACAGATGTGCAGGCCCACCGTGGCGGCATGGGGCTGATGCCGGAAAATACTATCCCTGCCATGCTGAATGCTGTGAAACTGGGTGCCCGTACCCTGGAACTGGACTGTATTATCACAGCAGACAATAAGGTGGTGGTATCGCATGATGCGTATATGTCAGCAGAGTTCATGCGTAAACCCGATGGCAGTGATATCACCAAAGAAGAACAAAAAAAGCTGGTGCTGTTTTCCATGACTTACGACAGCATCCGTAAATATGATGCCGGCACCAAACCGCACCCGCGTTTTCCACAGCAGCAGAAAATGCTGGTTCACCGCCCACTGCTCACCGATCTGATAGACAGTGTGGAAGCCTATGTGAAACTACATCATCTGAAACCGGTATACTACAACATGGAAACCAAATCCGAAGCTAATGGCGACGGCATCTACAATCCGGTACCAGCCGTATTTGTAACCCGTGTAATGGATATCATCAACCAGAAAAAAATCGCTGGCAGGGTTACCATTCAATCGTTCGATATCCGGACTTTACAGGTGCTTCACAAAACTTATCCTAAACAAAAAACAGCCCTGCTGATAGGCAATCAAAAGTCTTTCGCAGACAATATCACTGAACTTGGATTTGTGCCGGACATCTACAGTCCCAACTTCAACCTGGTAACAGCAGACCTCATCAAAGAAGCACACGCCAAAAAAGTACAGGTACTGCCCTGGACAGTGGACGAAGAAGCTGATCTGCAGCGGATGTTGTCGCTCGGTGTTGATGGTATTATCACCAACTATCCCGACAGGCTTATCAAAATCGCCGGCAGCTACCAGCGTTAA
- a CDS encoding DUF1697 domain-containing protein codes for MTRYVAFLRAVNVGGRQVKMEVLRELFSQAGFKNVKTYIQSGNVIFDSSSKDCASLENKIEQLLLKNLGFDVPTCIRSTAELSAVVDNTPFPGIIPNKELQIYVAFLQTWPGKEAIAILETMQNDIETYRINGREVYVLTKKIEGGNPFSNNFLEKKLRLVATTRNWATIQKVLL; via the coding sequence ATGACCAGATACGTTGCCTTTCTGCGGGCAGTTAATGTGGGGGGAAGACAAGTGAAGATGGAAGTACTCAGAGAACTATTTTCACAGGCAGGGTTTAAAAACGTAAAGACCTATATACAAAGCGGGAATGTGATCTTCGACAGCAGCAGTAAAGACTGTGCCTCGCTGGAGAATAAAATAGAGCAATTGCTGTTGAAAAACCTGGGATTTGATGTACCTACCTGTATACGATCTACAGCTGAACTAAGCGCTGTGGTGGACAACACCCCTTTCCCCGGTATTATCCCCAATAAAGAATTACAGATTTATGTAGCCTTCCTGCAGACATGGCCCGGCAAAGAAGCCATCGCCATCCTGGAGACCATGCAAAACGATATAGAAACCTATCGTATCAACGGCCGGGAAGTATATGTGCTGACAAAAAAAATCGAGGGCGGCAATCCCTTCTCCAACAATTTCCTTGAAAAAAAGCTGCGCCTTGTGGCCACGACCCGTAATTGGGCCACCATCCAGAAAGTGCTGTTGTGA
- a CDS encoding OmpA family protein yields MKRMLTTSRYWIYAVLAIAFMASCASSKKSSSPHVYMNKQYKELKDVLNQAEVSIINDSVKVIFPNNVLFASSSDQLKEEIKPTFGRFAAILNKYNKTKILITGHTDSTGTASYNRELSEKRAVSAKALLGEYKVNNDRMFTWGLADRHPIATNSTEEGKARNRRVEFVILYDVKE; encoded by the coding sequence ATGAAAAGAATGTTAACAACCTCACGTTACTGGATATACGCTGTGTTGGCCATCGCTTTTATGGCTTCCTGCGCATCTTCAAAAAAGAGTTCCAGTCCGCATGTTTATATGAACAAGCAGTACAAGGAATTAAAGGATGTATTGAATCAGGCGGAAGTAAGTATTATCAATGACAGTGTGAAAGTTATATTTCCCAATAATGTACTGTTTGCTTCTTCATCAGATCAGTTGAAGGAAGAGATCAAGCCTACCTTCGGGCGTTTTGCAGCGATACTGAACAAGTATAACAAAACCAAGATACTGATCACGGGGCATACCGACAGCACCGGCACGGCCAGTTATAACCGGGAGTTGTCTGAGAAACGTGCGGTGAGTGCCAAAGCACTGCTCGGAGAATACAAGGTAAATAATGACCGTATGTTTACCTGGGGACTGGCAGACCGCCATCCTATTGCTACCAACAGCACAGAAGAAGGGAAAGCGAGAAACAGAAGGGTAGAATTTGTAATTCTTTACGATGTAAAAGAATAG